The Fructilactobacillus myrtifloralis genome contains a region encoding:
- a CDS encoding capsular polysaccharide synthesis protein, with protein sequence MQKKINNLAIKYFKSTLFISKVLRRTKICPNSIQKSYNNARQNQIVRLLSRKYADIIQQYQVPLSEEHQLGNYVWLFWWQGIETAPQIVQDCVAETKKVCEKNQRKLIIINQDNYTDYVDLPSLIVNKFKNHKMPTFHFADILRFKLIYQHGGLWMDATNFITPQFDFSKTEHDFYSIQSPNPQYYDVSHGKWATFILSGSVHSPLFKFVYEFLVDYWKHNDRLLDYFLVDYVLRIAYTNNIDQFPAKINHDTTYYSNPYFFLGKMNAEMEPQRFKAILEASDFYKLTYKYQQIPGTNRIDNLFNQEVRQSGNNH encoded by the coding sequence TTGCAAAAAAAAATTAACAATCTTGCCATTAAATATTTTAAAAGCACGCTCTTCATCTCCAAGGTTTTACGCAGAACTAAAATTTGTCCTAATTCAATTCAAAAAAGCTATAACAACGCTCGGCAAAACCAAATTGTCCGGCTTTTATCCCGAAAATATGCAGATATAATCCAGCAATATCAAGTTCCTCTCAGTGAGGAGCATCAACTGGGGAACTATGTGTGGCTCTTTTGGTGGCAGGGAATTGAAACCGCTCCTCAAATTGTTCAAGATTGCGTTGCTGAAACTAAAAAAGTATGCGAAAAAAATCAGCGTAAATTAATAATCATCAATCAAGATAATTACACAGACTATGTTGATTTACCGAGTTTGATTGTTAATAAATTTAAAAACCATAAAATGCCAACTTTTCACTTTGCCGATATTTTACGCTTCAAACTAATTTATCAACACGGTGGTTTGTGGATGGATGCTACTAACTTTATTACGCCCCAATTTGATTTTAGTAAAACGGAGCATGATTTTTATAGCATTCAATCCCCGAACCCCCAGTATTATGACGTCTCGCATGGCAAATGGGCTACTTTCATTCTTTCGGGAAGTGTGCATTCCCCTTTGTTTAAATTTGTGTATGAATTTTTAGTTGACTATTGGAAACATAATGATCGTTTACTAGATTACTTTTTAGTTGATTATGTGCTCCGCATTGCCTATACAAATAACATTGACCAGTTCCCAGCAAAAATTAATCATGATACTACCTATTATTCCAATCCCTACTTTTTCCTTGGCAAAATGAATGCTGAAATGGAGCCACAAAGGTTCAAGGCAATTCTTGAAGCTTCTGATTTTTACAAACTGACCTATAAATATCAACAAATCCCTGGAACTAATCGAATTGATAATCTTTTCAATCAGGAAGTGAGACAAAGTGGAAACAACCACTAA
- a CDS encoding DUF4422 domain-containing protein, which produces MKTKILVATHKAAPMPSDRNLYLPILVGADQNFAGQTGFQLDNTGDNISSKNPNYNELTAIYWAWKNLNHVDAIGLVHYRRFFSKHHRRTLEAVLTEAQATALLNKAPVVLPRKRHYYIETIKSHYLHSHHRKPLEVTREIIKQEKPDYLQSFDTVMNRRSAHMFNMFIMKTDYFNQYCEWLFPILFKLEDCIDISHYSPQEARVFGYISELLLDVWVDTNQISYTECNWIQIGDRQLVKKGIAFLKRKFSSKVGSDQTHF; this is translated from the coding sequence TTGAAAACTAAAATTCTTGTTGCTACTCACAAAGCTGCACCCATGCCATCAGATCGAAACCTGTATCTCCCCATTCTAGTTGGTGCTGATCAAAATTTCGCTGGGCAAACTGGCTTTCAATTAGATAATACTGGGGATAACATTTCTAGTAAAAATCCTAACTACAATGAATTAACCGCGATTTACTGGGCATGGAAAAATCTGAATCATGTTGATGCAATTGGTCTTGTTCACTATCGCAGATTTTTTAGTAAACATCATCGGCGCACCCTAGAGGCAGTTTTAACTGAAGCACAAGCAACTGCCTTACTGAACAAAGCCCCGGTTGTCTTGCCACGGAAACGACATTATTACATTGAAACGATTAAATCACATTATCTCCACTCTCATCATCGAAAACCACTGGAAGTCACCCGCGAGATTATCAAACAAGAAAAACCAGACTATCTCCAAAGTTTTGATACCGTGATGAATCGCCGTTCTGCCCATATGTTTAATATGTTCATTATGAAAACAGACTACTTTAATCAATACTGCGAGTGGCTCTTCCCAATCCTATTTAAACTAGAAGATTGCATCGATATTTCGCATTATTCCCCCCAAGAAGCACGGGTTTTCGGGTATATCTCTGAATTATTGCTAGATGTTTGGGTGGATACCAATCAAATTTCATACACCGAGTGCAATTGGATTCAAATCGGAGATCGACAACTTGTAAAGAAGGGAATTGCTTTTCTAAAAAGAAAATTTTCTAGCAAAGTTGGTAGTGATCAGACTCATTTCTAA
- a CDS encoding TVP38/TMEM64 family protein: MHFPHFRKITLLKTGAVLLGLLLLLLIFKDYQPQIKMMFNPAERPRAIHEIRSHGATDITLVMLLLYLGTVVPGIPVMPIAVLAGICFGTLPGTIMNAISIGLGNLTALRLITFMKNDLEKQYRHNRFADHLKHSKNPLMALVIGYAIPIIPSYLVDLQAANDEKQFGPQLIAVSACLGTIPLSIIYALGGNSIFQGNWLELICLLIFMAIFFSGANWFLKKLATH; the protein is encoded by the coding sequence GTTTTACTCGGGCTCTTACTGTTATTGTTAATCTTTAAGGACTATCAGCCCCAAATCAAGATGATGTTCAATCCAGCAGAACGCCCCCGGGCCATCCATGAAATTCGGAGCCACGGAGCAACCGACATCACCCTGGTGATGCTGTTACTCTACCTTGGAACGGTGGTCCCGGGGATCCCAGTCATGCCGATCGCCGTCTTGGCAGGAATATGCTTTGGAACCCTTCCAGGCACAATCATGAATGCAATCAGCATTGGCCTAGGGAACTTAACCGCCTTACGGCTAATCACCTTCATGAAAAACGATTTAGAAAAGCAATATCGCCACAATCGCTTTGCTGATCACCTTAAACACAGTAAGAATCCCCTGATGGCACTCGTGATTGGCTATGCGATTCCCATCATTCCTTCCTACCTCGTCGATTTACAGGCTGCTAATGATGAGAAACAATTCGGTCCCCAACTGATTGCGGTGTCCGCTTGTTTGGGAACGATTCCGCTCTCAATCATCTATGCATTAGGTGGGAATAGTATCTTTCAGGGGAACTGGTTGGAACTAATTTGTTTACTAATTTTTATGGCTATCTTTTTCAGTGGCGCTAATTGGTTCCTGAAAAAACTGGCGACTCACTAA